From the genome of Xyrauchen texanus isolate HMW12.3.18 chromosome 22, RBS_HiC_50CHRs, whole genome shotgun sequence, one region includes:
- the LOC127662834 gene encoding endonuclease domain-containing 1 protein-like gives MHLLIVSWFVLHFSFLGDAAVVNQPVFAENTECAKYFFSKTEPVGLNPTSLARICQTYRNDVTGHESVYFATLYDRINRIPIYSAYILKISNGDNEKYWQIEPQLVDNNFEAAMARESDFKLKHANINDEDIKLHQAVESDYEKYSNTYDKGHLNPNGHHDMPESRSATYTLTNIVPQTKLVNQQIWTIYEKKLQTLQNNKKCKDLYVVTGAVPSANRWLMDGTETRVNVPSHIWSAYCCVDNNEEPLENGGRLIKNEEFEVTYDISKATSAKDRSTIIKNIINNELKSMSVPELQVQLKTLLNAKEEIMIFHGKCSHKTP, from the exons ATGCATCTTCTAATCGTGTCATGGTTTGTCCTCCACTTCTCATTTCTCGGAGACGCAGCTGTCGTTAACCAACCGGTATTTGCAGAAAACACAGAatgtgcaaaatattttttttcaaagacaGAACCAGTTGGTTTGAACCCTACAAGTCTCGCAAGAATTTGTCAGACCTACAGGAACGATGTAACGGGTCATGAGAGTGTTTATTTTGCCACACTCTATGACAGAATAAATCGCATACCAATATATTCTGCCTATATTTTAAAGATCAGCAATGGAGATAATGAAAAATATTGGCAAATAGAACCACAG CTTGTAGACAACAACTTTGAAGCAGCAATGGCAAGAGAAAGTGACTTTAAGTTGAAACATGCAAATATCAACGATGAAGATATCAAACTACATCAAGCTGTTGAGTCCGACTACGAGAAGTATTCCAACACCTATGACAAAGGGCATCTCAACCCAAATGGACACCACGACATGCCAGAATCCCGGTCTGCAACATATACTCTTACAAATATCGTCCCCCAGACAAAATTGGTAAACCAGCAAATATGGACCATTTATGAAAAAAAGTTACAaactttacaaaataataaaaaatgtaaagatttGTATGTTGTGACCGGTGCAGTGCCCAGTGCAAATCGATGGCTGATGGATGGAACTGAAACAAGAGTAAATGTGCCGAGTCACATCTGGAGTGCTTATTGCTGTGTAGACAATAATGAGGAACCACTGGAAAATGGGGGTCGTCTAATAAAAAATGAAGAATTTGAAGTGACTTACGACATTTCAAAAGCGACATCTGCTAAAGATAGaagtacaataataaaaaatataattaataatgaacTAAAATCAATGAGTGTGCCTGAACTTCAAGTTCAGTTAAAAACACTGTTAAATGCAAAAGAAGAAATAATGATTTTCCATGGAAAATGTAGTCACAAGACTCCATGA